The Paenibacillus uliginis N3/975 genome has a window encoding:
- a CDS encoding BMP family protein, whose protein sequence is MKKSWSILLTMVLFVGLLAGCGSKDSSSGSDASASDKGDSKDKKRIALVLPEKIGVNPFFALMDEGLKKAATEFGVEVKTIESTDPASIEQNLRTAVAEKYDLIITATFQMEDALKKVAPENPDVPFAIIDTVVDLPNVRSVVFREHEAAYLLGAAAGLSTKTGKIGNVVANDIPIMHKYITGFEEGAKSVRPDVEIFVNYVGSFTDPAKAKEFALLQNSKGADFVAGLSAVGDLGVFEAAKEKGFYTSGQDTDNTGVDPEHVVLSQLKSTDTVVYETVKDFTEGNYSFDVRDYGLKEGGVGLTYVTHESKSPLNDFIGQETVDKVKAIADDIIAGKIKVTNALEQ, encoded by the coding sequence ATGAAAAAGTCATGGTCAATTCTATTAACAATGGTGTTGTTCGTCGGATTATTGGCAGGTTGCGGCAGCAAGGATAGCTCTTCCGGGAGCGATGCATCAGCCAGCGATAAGGGCGATTCTAAAGATAAGAAACGCATTGCTCTTGTTCTTCCTGAGAAAATCGGTGTAAACCCGTTCTTCGCATTAATGGATGAAGGCTTGAAGAAAGCTGCAACGGAATTCGGCGTTGAGGTGAAGACAATCGAATCGACCGACCCGGCCTCGATTGAACAAAACCTTCGTACAGCTGTTGCGGAAAAATATGATTTGATTATTACGGCGACCTTCCAGATGGAGGATGCACTGAAAAAGGTTGCACCGGAAAATCCGGACGTGCCGTTTGCCATTATCGATACGGTTGTTGACCTGCCTAACGTCCGCAGTGTTGTATTCCGCGAACATGAAGCAGCTTACCTGCTCGGTGCAGCAGCAGGGTTGTCGACAAAAACAGGCAAGATCGGTAATGTCGTTGCGAATGACATTCCGATTATGCACAAATATATTACCGGTTTTGAAGAAGGCGCAAAATCCGTTCGACCGGATGTCGAAATATTCGTGAACTATGTCGGAAGCTTTACTGATCCGGCGAAAGCGAAAGAGTTCGCGCTTCTGCAAAACTCGAAAGGCGCTGACTTTGTTGCTGGATTGTCTGCTGTTGGCGACCTTGGAGTATTTGAAGCTGCGAAAGAAAAAGGCTTCTACACTTCGGGACAAGATACAGATAACACCGGTGTGGATCCTGAACACGTAGTCCTGTCTCAATTGAAGAGCACGGACACCGTTGTGTACGAAACGGTTAAAGACTTCACTGAAGGCAACTATTCCTTTGATGTTCGTGACTATGGCTTGAAAGAAGGCGGTGTAGGCCTTACTTACGTCACTCACGAGAGTAAATCCCCACTGAATGACTTTATTGGACAAGAGACTGTGGACAAGGTAAAAGCGATTGCTGATGATATTATCGCTGGCAAGATCAAAGTTACGAACGCTCTGGAACAATAA